One Desulfatitalea tepidiphila genomic region harbors:
- the hmcB gene encoding sulfate respiration complex iron-sulfur protein HmcB, whose product MGAAGVVGATSRTARAASNKQFKGYADSNAVLHDMTRCIGCRRCEAACNTVNELPAPEQPFDDLKVMEAWRRTTARTYTVVNQFFPDGDTLPPVFVKKQCNHCLEPACASACFVKAFTKTPEGAVIYNADVCVGCRYCMVACPFDIPAYEYHKALDPKIMKCTMCHPRILEGKLPGCVEACPTEALVYGKRDELIRVARDRIHTFPDRYLDHIYGEHEMGGTSWLYLSGAPFEALGLREDLGNKAAGEYTSGALGAVPIVIGLWPVLLTGIYAINKRKEKIAAEERAAAVSEAVDHAEVQAEGRLKAALEKAEQDKAAAIEREFKKALEAEAKARLASGGSETGDGEKA is encoded by the coding sequence ATGGGCGCCGCAGGCGTGGTCGGCGCCACGAGCCGGACGGCCAGGGCCGCCTCCAACAAGCAGTTCAAAGGGTATGCCGACAGCAATGCCGTGCTGCACGACATGACCCGTTGCATCGGTTGCCGGCGGTGCGAAGCGGCCTGCAATACCGTCAACGAATTGCCTGCCCCCGAGCAGCCTTTCGACGACCTCAAAGTCATGGAGGCCTGGCGGCGCACCACGGCTCGGACTTACACCGTCGTCAATCAGTTCTTCCCAGACGGGGACACCCTGCCGCCGGTCTTCGTGAAAAAGCAGTGCAACCACTGCCTGGAACCGGCCTGCGCGTCGGCCTGCTTCGTCAAGGCCTTTACCAAGACGCCTGAAGGGGCGGTCATCTACAATGCCGATGTATGCGTGGGTTGCCGCTATTGTATGGTCGCCTGCCCCTTTGACATTCCGGCCTATGAATATCACAAGGCCCTTGACCCCAAGATCATGAAGTGCACCATGTGCCACCCGCGCATCCTGGAGGGCAAGCTGCCGGGGTGCGTCGAGGCCTGCCCCACCGAAGCGCTGGTGTACGGCAAGCGGGACGAACTCATCCGGGTGGCCCGCGACCGCATCCACACTTTTCCAGATCGCTACCTGGACCACATTTACGGCGAGCACGAGATGGGTGGGACCAGCTGGCTGTATCTTTCCGGCGCGCCGTTCGAAGCCCTGGGCCTGCGGGAGGACCTGGGCAACAAGGCGGCCGGAGAATACACCTCGGGGGCCCTTGGCGCCGTTCCCATCGTCATTGGATTGTGGCCGGTGCTGCTTACCGGGATCTATGCCATCAACAAGCGCAAGGAGAAGATCGCCGCCGAGGAGCGGGCCGCGGCCGTGAGCGAGGCCGTTGATCATGCGGAGGTCCAAGCCGAAGGACGTCTCAAGGCCGCCCTGGAAAAGGCGGAGCAGGACAAGGCCGCCGCGATCGAGCGGGAATTCAAAAAAGCCCTGGAGGCCGAAGCCAAAGCCCGACTGGCGTCCGGTGGAAGCGAAACGGGCGACGGCGAAAAGGCGTAG
- the hmcC gene encoding sulfate respiration complex protein HmcC, translated as MSQEPTPTSSRYLTPFNVVAGILVVVGLIITVLRFTGGLSTVTNLSDDNPWGIWIGFDLLVGVALAAGGYVTSAAVYIFGMKRFHAAVRPAILTGFLGYALVVLALHYDVGRPWRLPYPFLVSRGTTSLLFEVAACVALYLTVLFIEFSPAAMEWLGLKRARSLVVKLTLILTIFGVMLSTLHQSSLGALFLIAPSKLHPLWYSPYIPIYFFITSIIAGLSMVIFESGLSHKFFKDKMDEAHLAGKNDLMLGFGKAAAWVLAGYFFIKVIGIAADNQWHYLATGFGAWYLVELLGFVALPAFLYALGVREKNTTLIRWTAAWTVLGIVVNRFNICLVAFNWHLPAEQRYFPHWMEIGISVFIVTIGVLAFRFIVMRMPILYAHPDYEAH; from the coding sequence ATGAGCCAGGAACCAACCCCGACATCCAGTCGATACCTCACCCCGTTCAATGTGGTGGCCGGGATCTTGGTGGTGGTCGGATTGATCATCACCGTGCTCCGGTTTACCGGGGGGTTGTCCACTGTAACCAACCTGTCCGACGACAATCCCTGGGGTATCTGGATCGGATTCGACCTGCTCGTCGGCGTGGCCTTGGCCGCCGGCGGTTACGTCACTTCGGCGGCGGTTTACATCTTTGGCATGAAGCGCTTCCACGCCGCCGTCAGACCGGCCATCCTCACCGGTTTTCTGGGCTATGCGCTGGTGGTGCTGGCCCTGCATTACGATGTGGGCCGCCCCTGGCGTCTGCCCTATCCATTTCTGGTGTCGCGGGGCACCACCTCGTTGCTGTTCGAGGTGGCCGCCTGCGTGGCGCTCTACCTGACGGTCCTATTCATCGAGTTTTCGCCGGCCGCCATGGAGTGGCTCGGCTTGAAGCGGGCCCGCAGCCTGGTGGTCAAATTGACATTGATCCTGACCATCTTCGGCGTCATGCTCTCGACCCTGCATCAGAGTTCTTTGGGGGCGCTCTTTCTCATCGCTCCGTCCAAACTGCATCCGTTGTGGTATTCGCCCTATATACCCATCTACTTCTTCATCACCAGCATCATCGCCGGACTCTCCATGGTGATCTTCGAAAGCGGGCTGTCGCATAAATTCTTCAAGGACAAGATGGACGAGGCCCATCTGGCCGGCAAGAACGACCTGATGCTCGGTTTCGGCAAGGCCGCCGCCTGGGTCCTGGCCGGCTATTTCTTCATCAAGGTGATCGGCATCGCCGCCGACAACCAGTGGCACTACCTGGCCACCGGGTTCGGCGCCTGGTACCTGGTCGAACTTCTCGGCTTCGTGGCCCTGCCGGCATTCCTTTATGCTTTGGGGGTTCGCGAAAAGAACACGACCCTCATCCGCTGGACGGCGGCCTGGACCGTTCTGGGCATCGTGGTGAACCGTTTCAATATCTGTCTGGTGGCCTTCAACTGGCATTTGCCGGCCGAGCAGCGCTACTTTCCCCACTGGATGGAGATCGGCATATCGGTATTCATCGTCACCATCGGCGTATTGGCTTTCCGCTTCATCGTGATGCGCATGCCGATTCTATACGCCCATCCGGACTACGAAGCGCACTGA
- the hmcD gene encoding sulfate respiration complex protein HmcD, with amino-acid sequence MDTIHTLQEFMLHTKNIIYILIVLALIAIPAFWRFLNGRDKD; translated from the coding sequence GTGGATACGATCCATACCCTGCAGGAGTTTATGCTCCATACGAAAAATATCATTTACATCCTGATCGTGCTGGCTCTGATCGCCATCCCGGCGTTCTGGCGCTTTTTGAACGGAAGGGACAAAGATTAG
- the hmcE gene encoding sulfate respiration complex protein HmcE, producing MYEFVTGPLAMIAFGVFFVGLIWRLIWYVRGLQWQMDRVAYREHLAHGVKGALRSIGRWLIPFGTHGWRFYPGFTILVFTFHVCLLMTPVFLLGHNLLLEERWGFRLPSLPEAMTDFMTIAVMVAAFFILLRRIALPEVRILTKAYDIMLILIAVAPFLTGFITYHQLGDYKFWLIAHILCGELMLVAIPLTKLSHFILFFLSRAQLGMDFGIKRGGMKSSGMPW from the coding sequence ATGTACGAATTCGTCACAGGACCGCTGGCCATGATCGCATTTGGGGTCTTCTTCGTGGGGTTGATCTGGCGTTTGATCTGGTATGTGCGCGGGTTGCAGTGGCAGATGGATCGCGTGGCCTACCGCGAGCACCTCGCTCACGGGGTCAAGGGGGCTTTACGTTCCATCGGGCGCTGGCTGATCCCTTTCGGCACCCATGGGTGGCGCTTCTACCCAGGTTTCACCATTCTGGTGTTCACTTTTCATGTCTGCTTGCTGATGACGCCCGTCTTTTTGCTGGGGCACAATCTGCTGCTCGAGGAGCGCTGGGGGTTTCGCTTGCCGTCGCTGCCCGAAGCCATGACCGATTTCATGACCATCGCCGTCATGGTGGCGGCCTTTTTCATCCTGCTGCGCCGCATCGCCTTGCCGGAGGTGCGAATCCTGACCAAAGCCTACGACATCATGCTGATTTTGATCGCAGTGGCCCCCTTTTTGACAGGGTTCATCACCTACCACCAGTTGGGGGACTACAAGTTCTGGCTGATCGCCCATATTCTGTGCGGAGAACTCATGCTGGTGGCCATTCCCCTGACCAAGTTGTCCCACTTCATCCTCTTTTTTCTCTCGCGGGCCCAACTGGGGATGGACTTCGGCATCAAGCGAGGCGGCATGAAAAGCAGCGGGATGCCGTGGTAG
- the hmcF gene encoding sulfate respiration complex iron-sulfur protein HmcF produces MPEGILCNKKPVDTVEQLQALLADKSGKQYYEEMKQLDVNGDALWTTLQKTLKSRLRTWLEICARCGMCADSCFFYLANGRDPQQVPSYKIQSTLGELVRRKGQVDNAFMHYVMDTAWSKCTCCNRCALYCPFGIDMGVMFGYVRGLCFSQGFVPWELKIGSGMHRIYRAQMDVTTEDWVETCGWMCEEYEEDWPGLEFPVDKPNADIIYTVNAREVKHYPEDLAEAAILFHLAGENWTVPSEGWEETSLAMFAGDWEACKKQVESVYAAMDRLKPKRMVVTECGHAYRATVIEGPYWAGLKSGQTPVESFHYVEWVAEALRTGKLKIDPAKRIKEPVTYQDSCNYIRNAGLKRCAREIMSYIAEDFREMAPCGEHNFCCGGGGGLNGIGRYRDARNVGLKVKRDQILATGAKLVISPCHNCWDAIRDMEEIYHIGIRWSFLKPLLLKMVVVPEHLRPEE; encoded by the coding sequence ATGCCTGAAGGAATACTTTGCAACAAGAAACCGGTGGATACGGTGGAGCAGCTGCAGGCGCTGCTGGCCGATAAGAGCGGCAAGCAGTACTATGAAGAGATGAAGCAGCTCGACGTCAACGGCGATGCCTTGTGGACCACGCTCCAGAAGACGCTCAAATCACGGCTGCGCACCTGGCTGGAGATCTGCGCCCGCTGCGGCATGTGTGCCGACAGCTGCTTCTTCTACCTGGCCAACGGACGCGATCCGCAACAGGTGCCCTCCTACAAGATCCAGTCGACACTGGGTGAGCTGGTGCGGCGCAAGGGGCAGGTGGACAACGCCTTCATGCACTATGTCATGGATACCGCCTGGTCCAAATGCACCTGCTGCAACCGTTGCGCCTTGTACTGCCCGTTCGGCATCGATATGGGGGTGATGTTCGGCTACGTCCGAGGTCTCTGTTTTTCACAGGGCTTCGTTCCCTGGGAGCTGAAAATCGGTTCCGGTATGCATCGTATCTACCGTGCCCAGATGGATGTGACCACCGAAGATTGGGTCGAGACCTGCGGCTGGATGTGCGAAGAGTACGAGGAGGACTGGCCGGGCCTGGAGTTTCCGGTGGACAAGCCCAACGCCGACATCATCTACACGGTCAACGCCCGCGAAGTGAAGCACTATCCCGAAGATCTGGCCGAAGCGGCCATCCTGTTCCACCTGGCCGGGGAGAACTGGACCGTGCCCAGCGAAGGGTGGGAAGAGACCAGCCTGGCCATGTTCGCCGGAGACTGGGAGGCGTGCAAGAAACAGGTGGAGAGCGTATACGCAGCCATGGATCGCCTGAAGCCCAAGCGCATGGTGGTGACCGAGTGCGGCCATGCCTACCGTGCCACGGTCATCGAAGGGCCCTATTGGGCGGGCCTGAAGAGCGGCCAGACCCCCGTCGAAAGCTTCCATTATGTGGAATGGGTGGCCGAAGCCCTGCGCACCGGCAAATTGAAAATCGATCCGGCCAAGCGCATCAAGGAACCGGTCACCTACCAGGATTCGTGCAACTATATCCGCAATGCGGGCTTGAAGCGCTGCGCCCGTGAGATCATGAGTTATATCGCGGAGGATTTTCGCGAGATGGCCCCTTGTGGGGAGCACAATTTCTGCTGCGGCGGCGGCGGCGGGCTCAACGGCATCGGGCGTTACCGGGATGCGCGCAATGTGGGGCTGAAAGTCAAGCGCGATCAGATTCTGGCCACCGGCGCCAAACTGGTGATATCGCCTTGCCACAATTGCTGGGATGCCATCCGGGATATGGAAGAGATCTACCATATCGGCATCCGCTGGTCGTTTCTCAAGCCCCTGCTGCTCAAAATGGTCGTGGTGCCGGAGCACCTCCGGCCCGAAGAGTGA
- a CDS encoding universal stress protein gives MFKKILFATTASPVCDNAAKVAFDLELKWDAQLIVFHVMGIPTRGFSPFVTDVRTGEPEQMDPDYLEWVKEEMRNTYGELLKDADRVVLEAAVGVPHREILRKAREEDVDMIIMGAHTRPEDVGASRYRSVVGSTMQKVAKAARCPVVIISRPCTTCWKLFSNIVVGIDFSRASKAAFLWAARLAKEVDADLHIFHAVDLETTAAGQVKAQQEIEARIAAARTRLDSDYLPLLKGVSKYTVQVWEGAPYVEILKLARERQADLIVMAHHTREADPEMALLGSTVEQVVLRSACPVASVNHPDKALNEAGSHG, from the coding sequence ATGTTTAAGAAGATCTTGTTTGCAACCACCGCTTCTCCGGTTTGCGACAACGCGGCCAAAGTCGCCTTCGATCTTGAGCTGAAGTGGGATGCCCAGCTCATCGTTTTCCACGTGATGGGGATTCCCACCCGCGGATTCAGCCCCTTCGTCACCGACGTGCGTACCGGCGAACCCGAACAGATGGATCCCGATTACCTCGAGTGGGTCAAGGAAGAGATGCGCAACACCTACGGCGAGTTACTTAAAGATGCCGATCGGGTCGTTTTGGAGGCGGCGGTCGGCGTCCCCCATCGTGAAATTTTGCGCAAAGCGCGCGAGGAGGATGTGGACATGATCATTATGGGCGCCCACACCCGGCCCGAAGATGTGGGCGCTTCCCGCTACCGCAGCGTAGTGGGCAGCACCATGCAGAAAGTGGCCAAGGCCGCCCGTTGTCCAGTGGTGATCATCAGCCGACCTTGCACCACCTGCTGGAAGCTGTTCTCCAACATCGTCGTGGGCATCGATTTTTCCAGGGCCTCCAAGGCGGCCTTCCTGTGGGCCGCACGTCTTGCCAAAGAGGTGGACGCCGATCTGCACATCTTTCACGCCGTGGATCTGGAGACCACCGCCGCCGGACAGGTCAAGGCCCAACAGGAGATCGAGGCGCGCATCGCCGCTGCGCGCACCAGGTTGGACAGCGACTACCTGCCCCTGCTGAAGGGGGTTTCAAAATACACGGTGCAGGTTTGGGAAGGCGCACCCTATGTGGAGATCTTGAAATTGGCCCGCGAGCGCCAGGCCGATCTGATCGTCATGGCCCATCACACCCGGGAGGCTGACCCGGAGATGGCGTTGTTGGGCAGTACGGTCGAACAGGTCGTGCTGCGTTCGGCTTGCCCGGTGGCCTCGGTCAATCACCCTGACAAGGCTTTAAACGAGGCCGGGAGCCATGGATGA
- a CDS encoding response regulator, whose protein sequence is MDDRKDRRALVNANTKLPTVLIVDDEMDMRLFMTTLFETSGFQAVAVRDGRQGLTKAGSINPDLIVLDVMMPGEGGAAMYKALKSDARLAAIPVIMLSAVDEKAFRHFLAMINMKSRTPVPDPEAYMEKPPDPQALLTLARRVLATRSRGLSGPPLDPV, encoded by the coding sequence ATGGATGACCGGAAGGATCGTCGCGCTTTGGTGAACGCTAACACCAAGTTGCCGACCGTTTTGATCGTGGACGATGAAATGGACATGCGCCTTTTCATGACCACGTTGTTCGAGACCAGCGGTTTTCAAGCCGTGGCCGTGCGGGACGGTCGCCAGGGATTGACCAAGGCCGGGTCCATCAACCCCGATCTGATCGTTCTGGATGTGATGATGCCGGGCGAAGGCGGCGCGGCCATGTACAAAGCGCTGAAAAGCGATGCGCGTCTGGCCGCCATTCCGGTCATCATGCTTTCGGCGGTGGATGAAAAGGCCTTCCGGCATTTCCTGGCCATGATCAATATGAAATCCCGAACCCCTGTTCCCGATCCTGAAGCCTACATGGAAAAGCCGCCCGATCCCCAGGCGTTGCTGACCCTGGCCCGAAGAGTGCTCGCCACCCGATCGAGAGGCCTTTCAGGGCCGCCGCTCGATCCGGTATGA
- a CDS encoding hybrid sensor histidine kinase/response regulator: MDRRLLLVDDEEGIRKVLGIALADLGYEILAAVDGRHGLQLFRDQRPPIVITDIKMPVMDGIELLQKIKQDDPDTEVIMLTGHGDMELAIQCLKLEATDFVTKPINDDALEIALKRANERIRMRRQLRDYTENLERLVEEKSARLVAAERSAAVGQALEGLAAAMQNIAGDLNSGIACFNDLPCFVSIHSSEFKVVAANQRYIAKWGPPEGHASGQIYKAQAPSPAEATFRSGVGQRIGTTVRFPDGTETPVIVYTAPIRNAQGQVALVVEIAADVTEIRRLQDELQLARHRYQLLFNEAPCYITVQDRFYRITEANRRFREDFGGSDQARCYEVYRKREAVCGDCPVARTFEDGRPHQVEIDVAGPDGSTRRMLVQTAPISDSAGCITHVMEMSTNVTEIRHLQEQLAGLGLMIGSVSHGIKGLLTGLDGGIYMMDRGISKADPDAIREGWDAVRQMIARIRSLVMDILYYAKEKDLKWQRVDVASFVRELAEQFEPKAARHGIGWRWAVSDELSAASVDPAMLQSILSNILDNALEACLTDSTPGKRHTIDMRVRSENGVIIFQVRDNGQGMDRDTQERIFTPHFISHKHGGSGLGLFIARQILEKNEGRIEVDSTPGVGSLFSVRLPVTAAGIDPARGPENRAVDT, from the coding sequence ATGGATAGACGGCTGCTGCTTGTCGATGACGAAGAGGGCATTCGCAAGGTGCTGGGCATCGCCCTGGCCGACCTGGGCTACGAGATTCTTGCTGCCGTCGACGGCAGACACGGATTGCAGCTCTTTAGAGACCAACGCCCACCCATCGTGATCACCGATATCAAGATGCCGGTCATGGACGGCATCGAACTGCTGCAGAAGATCAAGCAGGACGATCCCGACACCGAAGTGATCATGCTCACCGGACACGGGGATATGGAGCTGGCCATCCAGTGTCTAAAATTGGAAGCAACCGATTTCGTTACCAAACCGATCAACGACGATGCCTTGGAGATCGCACTCAAGCGCGCCAACGAGAGAATCCGCATGCGTCGCCAGCTGCGTGACTACACGGAAAACCTCGAAAGACTGGTCGAGGAAAAATCGGCACGGCTTGTGGCGGCCGAACGCTCGGCGGCCGTGGGGCAGGCCCTGGAAGGGCTGGCCGCGGCCATGCAGAACATCGCCGGGGATCTGAACAGCGGCATCGCCTGCTTCAACGATCTGCCCTGCTTTGTTTCCATTCATTCGTCCGAATTTAAGGTGGTGGCGGCCAACCAGCGTTATATCGCCAAATGGGGACCGCCGGAAGGCCACGCCAGCGGGCAGATATACAAGGCCCAGGCGCCCTCTCCAGCCGAGGCCACCTTCCGCTCGGGCGTCGGTCAGCGTATCGGCACGACAGTCCGCTTTCCGGACGGTACAGAAACGCCTGTCATCGTCTACACTGCTCCTATCCGCAACGCCCAGGGGCAGGTTGCTCTGGTGGTGGAGATTGCCGCCGATGTGACCGAGATCCGGCGTCTTCAGGATGAGCTGCAGCTGGCTCGCCATCGCTATCAGCTGCTGTTCAATGAGGCCCCCTGCTACATCACGGTCCAGGATCGCTTTTATCGCATCACCGAGGCCAACCGGCGTTTCCGGGAAGATTTCGGAGGTAGCGATCAGGCGCGTTGCTACGAGGTTTATCGTAAAAGAGAAGCGGTCTGCGGAGACTGCCCCGTGGCCCGGACTTTCGAGGACGGTCGGCCCCATCAGGTGGAAATCGACGTGGCCGGTCCCGACGGAAGTACGCGGCGCATGTTGGTGCAGACCGCACCCATCAGTGACAGCGCCGGCTGCATCACCCATGTGATGGAGATGTCCACCAATGTCACCGAGATCCGGCACCTGCAGGAGCAGCTCGCCGGACTGGGACTGATGATCGGGTCGGTTTCCCATGGGATCAAAGGGTTGCTGACCGGCCTGGACGGGGGCATCTATATGATGGATCGCGGCATCTCCAAGGCGGACCCGGATGCGATCCGCGAGGGGTGGGATGCGGTGCGCCAGATGATCGCCCGTATTCGCAGTCTGGTGATGGATATCCTTTATTATGCTAAAGAGAAGGACCTGAAATGGCAGCGGGTGGATGTGGCCTCGTTTGTGCGCGAGCTTGCCGAACAGTTCGAACCCAAGGCCGCCCGGCACGGGATCGGATGGCGTTGGGCGGTCTCCGACGAGCTCTCGGCTGCCAGCGTTGATCCGGCCATGCTGCAGAGCATCCTATCCAACATATTGGACAACGCTCTCGAAGCCTGCCTGACGGACAGCACCCCGGGCAAGCGGCACACCATCGACATGCGTGTCCGATCCGAGAATGGGGTTATCATCTTTCAAGTCAGAGATAACGGCCAGGGCATGGATCGTGACACCCAAGAGCGCATTTTTACGCCCCATTTCATCAGCCATAAACATGGGGGGAGCGGGTTGGGGCTGTTCATTGCCCGGCAGATTCTAGAAAAAAACGAAGGCCGCATCGAAGTTGACTCCACTCCAGGCGTCGGATCGCTCTTTTCGGTCCGCCTGCCCGTAACCGCAGCAGGGATCGATCCGGCCCGCGGACCGGAAAACCGCGCCGTCGACACGTGA
- the tmcD gene encoding electron transfer complex subunit TmcD — translation MVSNQSWDWDIGHKEIDISDWSQRFEWVEEPYASPDGESVAAIVRVDEAFNVCINGELWSDETFDKIWHLRFTPDNRPYALISDGGQWTVAVSGEAWSEGYDYAWHPLASADGTHLAVAVQQAGRYAMAVDGKAWESDFSDIGYFALSPSGRSTAAAVQVRPVDSGQVHAFQEGTFSVAVDGKSWDPMFVNVWHVAFSPDERHVAAEVRLNLYDYTIAVDGQLWPQVYQTVWAPCFHPTSGAVVAPVRSKGEWVMAQDGRTIWPQPFVQLWRQQFNADGSRLAAIVAPKYGRWTVAVDGTAWPLTFGSMVTDLTFSPEGQRVAALAKEGAKWHVAVDGRAWRNAFDMAWRPAFSPDGNAVAVKVEIDGRYTVAVNDRLWSSACDMVWEPCFSSDGTRLLIRSLDKGIYRRSVIAVHQIAE, via the coding sequence ATGGTTTCAAACCAGAGTTGGGACTGGGATATCGGTCATAAAGAGATTGATATTTCCGATTGGTCCCAACGCTTTGAATGGGTGGAAGAACCCTACGCCAGCCCCGACGGTGAATCCGTCGCGGCCATCGTCCGTGTCGACGAAGCGTTCAATGTCTGCATTAACGGTGAACTCTGGTCCGATGAGACTTTCGACAAGATCTGGCACCTGAGATTCACACCGGACAACCGGCCCTATGCCTTGATCTCAGACGGCGGCCAATGGACGGTTGCCGTATCCGGAGAGGCTTGGTCCGAGGGTTACGATTATGCCTGGCACCCCTTGGCCAGCGCCGATGGCACCCATCTGGCCGTCGCCGTTCAGCAGGCGGGCCGTTACGCCATGGCCGTGGACGGCAAGGCCTGGGAATCCGATTTTTCAGATATCGGCTACTTCGCCTTGAGTCCGTCTGGACGCAGCACGGCTGCGGCCGTACAGGTGAGGCCTGTCGATTCCGGCCAGGTGCATGCCTTCCAGGAGGGTACCTTCAGCGTGGCCGTGGACGGCAAGAGCTGGGATCCGATGTTCGTCAATGTGTGGCACGTGGCGTTCAGCCCCGACGAGCGCCATGTGGCTGCAGAGGTGCGCCTCAATCTTTATGATTACACCATTGCCGTTGACGGGCAATTGTGGCCCCAGGTCTATCAGACGGTGTGGGCGCCTTGTTTCCATCCGACCAGTGGCGCCGTCGTGGCACCGGTGCGCAGCAAGGGAGAATGGGTCATGGCGCAAGACGGGCGAACGATCTGGCCACAGCCCTTCGTGCAACTATGGCGCCAGCAATTCAATGCCGATGGCAGCCGTCTGGCCGCCATCGTGGCCCCCAAGTACGGCCGCTGGACAGTTGCCGTGGATGGCACCGCCTGGCCGCTGACGTTCGGCAGCATGGTCACCGACCTGACATTCAGCCCTGAAGGTCAACGGGTGGCGGCCCTGGCCAAGGAAGGGGCGAAATGGCATGTGGCCGTCGATGGCCGGGCCTGGCGGAACGCTTTTGACATGGCGTGGCGGCCTGCCTTTTCTCCGGATGGAAACGCCGTCGCAGTAAAGGTGGAGATCGACGGTCGGTACACCGTTGCGGTCAACGACCGCTTATGGTCCAGTGCCTGCGACATGGTTTGGGAACCGTGCTTCAGTTCCGATGGCACACGGTTGTTGATCCGAAGCCTAGATAAGGGCATCTACCGGCGAAGCGTCATTGCCGTCCATCAGATTGCGGAGTAG
- the tmcC gene encoding TmcC family electron transfer complex membrane anchor subunit, which produces MHALYQFVAGPLAWAAFIIFLGGLCYRLIRLLILVRNREPFISSYMSWRYGLRSIVHWLTPFGTVRWRTMPVLTVVTFVFHLCLLITPIFLLSHIVLWDESWGLTWWALPDVLADIMCAIVIACCVFFAVRRWTQPEVRFVTDVSDYLILALTAAPFITGFVAYHQWTEGAWMTILHMFSGELMLALLPFTRLGHMLLGWLTRAYMGSEFGGVRHARDW; this is translated from the coding sequence ATGCATGCATTATATCAGTTTGTTGCCGGGCCATTGGCATGGGCGGCCTTTATCATTTTTCTGGGCGGGTTGTGTTATCGCCTGATCCGGTTGCTGATACTGGTCCGCAACCGGGAACCGTTCATTTCATCGTATATGAGCTGGCGATACGGCCTTCGTTCGATCGTCCACTGGCTCACGCCTTTCGGCACGGTGCGTTGGCGAACCATGCCGGTGCTGACCGTCGTGACGTTCGTGTTCCACCTCTGTTTGTTGATCACGCCGATTTTTCTGCTTTCCCACATCGTCCTTTGGGATGAATCCTGGGGATTGACCTGGTGGGCATTGCCCGATGTGCTGGCCGACATCATGTGCGCCATCGTCATCGCGTGCTGCGTTTTTTTCGCAGTGCGACGCTGGACGCAACCGGAGGTGCGCTTCGTCACGGACGTCTCGGATTATTTGATTCTGGCGTTGACCGCGGCACCGTTCATCACCGGGTTTGTGGCCTACCACCAGTGGACCGAGGGTGCCTGGATGACCATTTTGCATATGTTCAGCGGCGAATTGATGTTGGCCCTTTTACCGTTTACTCGCCTGGGGCATATGCTCCTGGGGTGGCTGACACGGGCTTATATGGGTTCTGAATTCGGCGGTGTCCGGCATGCCCGCGACTGGTGA